ACACAGGCACTCAGCTAACAAATCGGGGTCCCTGTTCTACACTTATGCACTACGCTCCTACATGCATATATTCAAGAAATACTTGCTTAATTGGGTATGAGCAAAAAGCATTAGACATTTTGCTTGGAGAGACATAGCTTTTAAGTAAGCTTACTGTGTAATCTTTTTCCAGTCACTTTGCTTCCCTGATCTCAAATTCTTCCCCTGTAAAATAAGGGGATTTAAGTTGGTATCAATCAAATTTAGGTTCAGTTGCACACAAGAGACCAGCTCCAAATAGTGAATTAAACAAGATGAATGTTTGTTTCCCTCTTAAGTGAAAATGAGTCAAGAGGAAGTCAGAGCAGGTGTGTGGGGACTCATTCTCATGGACCCACCACCCTATGTATGACCTCCACCTTCAAGACCTCCTCACAGCTCTCATCTGCAGAGCTCTAGCCATCACATACAACTTGCAGGCTGATAGAAGGAGGAAACAGGAAGGCAACAGAGAGGCCCCAGGAATGACTGAGCTCCCTTCGAGCAGCTTTCCCAGAAGGTCCACATGACCCTACCTCTTCTACTGCTTTGGCCTGAACTCAGTCACACATTTCTATCTTTCCCATCTGGAAAAGAGGCTTGGAGATGAATTCCAAGCAGTAAGCACTGAACTTCAACTCATGGTTctatttacaaaggaaaaaggagagactGAATTTTGAGAGAGTCAGCCAGCAGTCTCCCAACACAGGGCCGGAGCCCCTTGTGTTCAAAGGTTCTCTTTGAGTCTCAAGTCCCCCCGAAAGTTAACAGAGATAGGATTTGCATCTTTTTGCTAAATGCTCTAAGACTAAACTGTGAAACTGTGAGCAGAATCTTGCCAAGGGCTGACCCCTACTGCCCCACACATCCAGAAACAGTCTTCCATGCCTCATATTGCTTCTGCTGCCCAGGGAGGTGCCAGAGAAAGTGCTTGGGCATTATACCCAGTTCCCTGCCCCTGGATGTGGCCCCTGGGGCTCCATTTACTCTCCAGCTGTGTTCCTTACAGCTGTGCAAAGTGTAGCTTCCAAAACCCACCAGGCCCACTCCCTGCTGGCCTTCCACctatccctcctccccacactcTCCCTTGTTCCCTTCATGTTGACCCCCTTGCTGTTCTGCAGACATGCCAGGCTCTGAGGCCCCTGTGCCTTTGCACAAACTCTTCCTCTTGCCTGTAGGATGCCATCTGCTCTCTTGTCTGGCTGAAGAACTTCTTCTGTTAGattccccacctcaccccataGCACTCAGAGGGCCTGCTTCAATAATAACCCCTGTCACACTGAGGTGTGTAGTCCATTTTTGTATCTGCCTCACAGGTTTGGAGCCGCTAAGAATAAAGACCTGCCTCCAGTACCTGGCCAGGAGCTTGGCTCAGTGTAGTCTCCCATATAGCCGTTGAATTGGGTGTGGCAGGGAAACCAAACTAAGGCTCTCTAGGAAGGCCCAACTGACTGGGAAATACCTAGAGAAGTAGTACTTGTGTGGCCACTGGCTTTCCCAGGGCCCGGTTGACGGGTTATCTTTCAGATCCTCCTGTGAGCTGTAGGGAAATCCAAACCTTCTCACACCACTTGCTGCAGCTCACCATCTAGAGGGGTGAAGACTCTAGGGTACTCATTTTCTGAGTCTCTTGAATCCTGGAGAGGAGATGCTCAGGTTCTGGGAGTGAGAGCCTGGCAAATCAATGTGCAGATTTCAGGTTGTGTTCTTTTGAGCAGGAGGAAGGCTCAGAGATTCTGAGTTATGCCCTGCCCTTGCTTCTGCCTACTTCCCTCTTTGTGGGTCTCAGAGAACTTAACTAAACCTCTAGGGGTCAAAGAACCCATTTAAAAACTATGACCCAATTTTGACAAAGATTGGGCATATATGTGTGGTCATAAACATAGATATTGTAAAAACAGAGTATTTTTCCGAGTGTTATTTCCTTGAGTACCTAACAAACTTATGAAGTTTCTTGGACATATTTCAATGCACAGCAGAGCTACCCCTGTCAAATTTCCGTCTTATCATCGGCCCATCTTATATACCTCACACTCCTatgaggaaaggaggagaggggcTCGATTGGAGAAGGAGAATATAAGAACAGTATTTCCCAGAGTTGTTTAGTTGTAACACACTGTCACTTTTTGTCCTGTCACCTACCAGCCCCAGGCATCTGTTCACCACAAAGGCATGTATCATACGGAGATGCCATCACTTCCGGGCACCTCACAGAGATTTCCTGTACACCAAGCACACTTGGCAGGGTGCCATGAGTGTTCTCCTGTTTGGGGTGCTGTGCATTCATGAATAGCCAAtgtgttttttccctttatttgagCTCATTCATCACTACTGAGAGAGGAGTTCTAATTGTATTATCAGGAAGGTTCCCCCTTTGAAAGTGTGTGCTACTCAGTTGAGGAAATTCTACTCAATTGAAAAGATTTACTTTAGCTCGTAAGCATAAGGTAAACACAGTGGGATTTTATCAAGGACCTAATCATCCAGGAGAGCAAAAGGCAGGTGGTTCTCAATCTCCCAGAGTTCTCTGGAGCAATCTTTGCTTTTTACTACAGACATTCCTAGACACCATGTCTGGGAGTGAATTCTATTTCTCCATCATAATACTATGATCCTAATGGGATTCCTATTGGGTTCTTGACCCAGGAAACAGCAACTCAGATTTAGCCCAAATGAATTGTGAAGATAAATCTTCAGCAACTGTCAACCTTCATAATAATCTTGAATGGAGAAACCTTGCCCCAGGTTCTACAATATGGGCAGAAAGGCTCCACAGGGAGTGATTTTACAAAGATTTGCAAAGCAAATCTACAACCCAGAAAATCAGTTGATATAACTCTCAAATATTATACATTTCAGTTGTCTAAGTAAACattttggaaacagaaaagactcaagagactctttagtaaTAGTCTCAAGTAACTTAATGTCATTAATAATGTCTTTTACAAACCAGCTGTGCAGAAATAATTGATAAGTGTTACTACTGGACTTACAGTTGGCCTTTTCTTCTGGAAAATGATCACTGTTTTAGCATGTGGGTCTTTGAAAGCCTCACTAAGGACCACCATGATGCAGGTTTGGTGAACTGGGGTCACTGAAGGGGCACCCTACTCTTCTTCTCTCCTCTGCTTTTGTCTCTTCTCTCACTGTTCTTCCCAGGGATACACACTACCTCCACCCATCCACAGATCCAAGGGCAGGCTTTGCTTCAGACAGGGGCTTGGGTCTAAAGCTCCAAAATTTACTAGTTGGACAATTATGGTCAAGTTAATAGAAATTTCTAAAattgagtttcctcatctgaaaaacagaaagattagTACCTGTCAAAGGGTTTTTGAGAAGAGTTGATGAAAGATAACCCTTGATCTGAGGTCTGCCATGTAGTAAGTGGCTTGTAgatttattgctattattatggGGAAAGTACCAACTTAGAAATATATTggatgaaaaagagagagagtaaaGGAGTTTGTGGATGATTTTTATTAGATACAAAATTCGGGACTCTATAAACACCAGCATAGAACAATCTTTCCATTTTCCCTGTGTTTTTCCAAGTCACTGCCTGACACTGGGCAGCTCCCACTCCAATGAGTGAAAATACAAAGGGTAAACACCTTGAAACCATAGCACTGAAGAGACAGCACCATCTCTCAGTGCACCTGATCGTAAGCTCTCCTGAGACATCATCACACTCGTCCACTTTCGGTTTTGTTCTGTGCCTGAAGGAGACAAGGATAGAACTTTTCtggttgaaaaagagtcagaggCCTTTGGCCCTGAAGGGTGACCTGGGAGAGAACCTATGACAATAAAGCACATTCTAGGTCTGCTTAATAGTTCAGAAAGGCTTTTACTCAAATCACCTTGTTTGAGCCTTCTAATAATCGTAGGAGGAGGGTGATCCAGCGGTTAAGAGTCCACTttgcaatacaggggacgtgattttgatccctgattgggaaaccaAGATGGGGTGCCATAACCAAGACCCGAAGAAGccaaataaacatatgaataaTGCTAGGAGGTCTACAGTGTTATAACCGCCACTGACACATtctgttatttattcattcattctgtaaCCACTAAATACCTTCAATGCACAAGCCCtggtggtaggaaaaaaaaaacaacccacagctCCCACCTTGAGGTTGCCTTTAATCTAGTGGGAGAGATGCACAATCTATAAACATATAATCAGGGCCAGTACACACTGTCTGGCCAAGCTTATGGCTAAATATTTGAATGCCATCCCCTTATATCATTACAAGTTGTGATTAGTGCAGTGAGGGCAATGAAAATAACACTATGATGGAGAATTTGGGAACGGGGAGCTGTTCtatgtggggagggcagggaagaCTCTTTAAGGAGCCAACATTTAAGCCAAACTGTGAAGGACATGCACACCAGATATATCAGAGCCTTTATGGGTTAATTTAATTTCTTAGCTGGAAAAGACTGGACCACTCTAAAGGGTTAAGTAAGGGAATGATAGAAATTGGGCTACAATTAGAAAACTGATGGCAAGATAAAAATGGAAGGGAACTGAATCTCTTGTCATTGGAGGCAATTATGCATAGATTGGCTGAACACATGACAAAATATCCAACAGCAAAATTCACACATTAGATTAGGGTTTGTATTAGATAATCTTTAAGGCCCCTCTCAAGCCTGGGATTATATGATTCTATGAAAACTGTACAAGTCTGAGCAGATCTTTATTCCTGTTATTCAAGCTGCCCCAGCTCTGTCAGATCATCCCAGCAATATCCTACCCAGGAACACACTCTGCCCAGGAACTGTCCAGATTCATGTCTGAAGATGGAAAATGAAGTGACATTGACACTCAGGTATCTAGCTGAGCATGCTCTCTGGGGTGTTAGTACCACACCCCGTACagacaaaaggaaagaatatcTCCAGTACGATCATGGAtgacagccttgtgtaactcagtgaagctgtgagccatgccatacaggaccacccaagatggacgggtcatggtggagagttctgacaaaacgcgatccgctggagaagggaatggcaaaccacttcgatATCCTTGCTTCAAAAACCCCAGTATGATCACAATCCTGTGAAAACATGGGTGCaatcaaaatgttaaaattgtGACCTCGTGGAAGAATTTTGAGTGATGTTCCCTTCACCATTCTATCCTTGTAAATTTTCCCCAGATCTAAAAAATGCATGttaattttaatgaaacattAAAGTGGCAGTTGGGAGGGACTAACAAATGTGAGTTGTTAGTTggtatattaacattttttttctaatttgcagCGATTTGGTATTATGACAGTCATTACAACAGTCACATGCAAGCAAAAGTGTTTCCAGAAATCACAGGTTATTCTTCACCTACAACAGGACAGGCCACAGTAAAACCTTCTCTCCTCCAACCAACTAACTACGTGCCTCACAAAACTGCAGCAGCAAGATCGACAGATGGTCATGTCACCTCTCAAACAGTTGCCAAAACATCCAGCTCTGAGACCCTAACCACAAACACAACCATAGAAGTTCTAGCAACAACTTCCCCAGTAACTACAAAGAGCACCCTACCAACCACTCCAACAACCCACACCCTAGTCACAACCCTGGCCACACCCAACAAGTCACACGTGACTTTTCCAGTCACTGAGGCTAAAGTTGGCCTCAGTGTAGGTCCCAGTTCACCACCAGTCACCGTCAACCCAATGGCTCACACCACTGGAAACAGGCCATCGACTGCCAGCCACACAACTGGGAAAACCACCCAACTCAGTAACCAGACCACCCTTCCAGCAACTTTGTCCACCTCACCACACAACATCACAACCAGTCAGAAACCTACTCAACCCACCCACACCCCAGGCCCAACCACAGCCACATACAACACCACCCAAACGGCCTCGCCTGCCACCATAGCTCCCAGGCCCACCCTTGCACCACAGCCATTGTCACCCAAGACGGGAATTTATCAAGTTCGCAATGGAAGCAAGCTGTGTATCAAAGCAGAGATGGGGATACAGCTGACGGTTCAAGACTCCGTGTCGGTAAGTTGGAGCCATAGGACCATAACAACGGCTTCAAAAAGTTTGAGTGAGAGTGCCTCACTAAAAACGAACATTCCCCTGCATCCTGTATCTTGTAATGAAACAGATACTTGCAAGTTCCTTTCTCCAAGGTCCTCTATTAAGAGAACCTGTTTTAGAATACCTGTAAAAATAGACACTGATACAGTGACTGTATGAACAAAGGAAAGCACACACCGAAATTTTAAGTATGCACATTCCTCACTTTTAGCCAGCATGGGCAGAGTGTGGGGTATGTCTAGCATTGACCCCAGCCTGGCCCTGTCCCTCTGGATGACATTCAAGCCTCAACAACTTTCCTGTGAAATGAGAGGTTTGCATTCAATGGTTGTTCCAACCACCTGTGACATGAATACGAAAAATCCAGATTAATGAGAAGATTGGTTGGAGGTATTGGGGGTGAGGGGTTAAGATTATTTGACTTACTGAAAGAATCACTATAAAAATTCTTCCTATTTTACACCATTTTTGTGATTGCAAGTAAAACTTCCACATTCAGGTTTTTATTTGAAACAAAAGTTCAGCAAAACATTTCCTGTAGTGTCCAGCATGTTTGactgaacaaaaattaaatttcacaCAGTTTATCAAGAATACAGCTGCCACAAATTATCTCTCAAGGAACTCCTCACTGTGAGAGcactctttcatttaaaaaaaaatcttaacagattgGAAATGAGAGGTGTCTTTCAGGGACTTTGAAATTCCCCAGTGAAAACCCACTAGCCTCGAGTTTCAGACTCCTTTCTAGCCTGTGTTTCTGGTCTCCCAACTCAAGTGTTctcttcattgagcccatctatTTTATTTGGTTTAGGTCTTTTCACCTCAGAAATACTTCAACATCGACCCCAATGCAACTCAAGCCTCTGGAAACTGTGGCTCCCGAAAATCCAACCTCCTCTTGAATTTCCGGGGCGGCTTTGTGAATCTCACATTTACCGAGGTGAGGCCGAGACCCTACACGGACAGGCTCTGGCATTTctttccctgcccagccccagccctgtctCTCCCCGCCAGGGCCAGTGGTGCGATCCCACGCTCCACTTTACATTCCAGAGGAAAGAGACATCAAAGCCTTTTGAGATGTTCTCTGATAAGAATGAGGGTCATGGAGATGGAGAGGAGGCAAGTGTCGACATCTTCTGTTTGCTCTCTCCCCTCTTCAGCCTCCTCTGTGCAGCCCAAGAAGGGCTTTGATGCCTCtcggtggggttgggggggaacTTGACCTCTGGGCGGGGAACTTGGCCTCAGGGAACCTGACCATAGTGCCCTATGCAAACCATCCAAAGGAGGAAGTTATACCAATGAACAGACCCACAGAAATTTCCAGTGGGCACAATATGCAGTATTACTCTAACACCAAAGTCAAATGTCATAGAAGGCAAAATTCAGGGACTAACCAGGAGCTGGGTTTTCTAGGCTGTATCCTGGAAGGGAGTAGACAACAGAGTATAGAGGAAGAGCATGGTCATGAGGTCAGAGTCTTGACTACCAGTTTGACTCTGTTACTGTTCTGCTTTTGACATCAGGCAGGCAACTTAATCtgtttgagttttttgttttatttttttatcatttgaaaaatgggAGAAAGGAATTAAAGATTACTCCTGTAAAGAGCTTGATCCAATACATAGAAAGTGGATGTGCACTAGCTGGTAGCTATGGTTACAGTGACTGAAATGGGCAAATGTCTTGGGGACACAGTGATGGTCATTCCCCCTCTCAAAGGAGAGACTCTTTCTGATTGCCCCCATGTGTCTTACAGGCCAAGAGGATCCTAGCAGCTGGGACTTGGTGCAGGTCTCTTTCTTACCTGTCTAACTGACCCCTGAAGTTAGAGGGTCTTGGTTAGCAGATCTTAGAGAGCAATGAGCACAGACTTCGGGATCGGACAAATCAAGATTGACTTTTAGTCATAAAACTTACTAGCTGCATGACCTTGGACTAGTTTGGGGCATATTTCCTTGTCTATAGAATGGAACTAGTTATAGCTACTTAGTGGGACCCTTGGGAGAATTAGAAATGGCGTTTGTAAACCAGCCTTAGCTATGCCCCCGGAGAAGGCAAAAAGTctcaaagaaagtaaaagttcCACCACTCTTAGCCTTCCGGGGAAtttctgcatttgaaaaaaagttacttggctgtgctgagtcttagttgtggtatgcggGATCTTTGGTTCCCCCACCAGGGGTCGAACCAGGTCCCCACCATTGGGAgtgcagggtctttaccactggatcaccagggaagtcccagtttctgcattttaaaagagaagttgTTTCAGCCAAAGTGGTGGCCACAAATCCCAAGATTACAGGGGCTAAACATAGACCTTGATGTATGTTTAGTCTTAGTTGTAAAGTAGTTGAAGTAgcgaaaaagtaaaaatatctttTGTCTTGAAACagaga
The sequence above is a segment of the Bos mutus isolate GX-2022 chromosome 1, NWIPB_WYAK_1.1, whole genome shotgun sequence genome. Coding sequences within it:
- the LAMP3 gene encoding lysosome-associated membrane glycoprotein 3 isoform X1, which gives rise to MSWQIPAVVMFFMALVAIWYYDSHYNSHMQAKVFPEITGYSSPTTGQATVKPSLLQPTNYVPHKTAAARSTDGHVTSQTVAKTSSSETLTTNTTIEVLATTSPVTTKSTLPTTPTTHTLVTTLATPNKSHVTFPVTEAKVGLSVGPSSPPVTVNPMAHTTGNRPSTASHTTGKTTQLSNQTTLPATLSTSPHNITTSQKPTQPTHTPGPTTATYNTTQTASPATIAPRPTLAPQPLSPKTGIYQVRNGSKLCIKAEMGIQLTVQDSVSVFSPQKYFNIDPNATQASGNCGSRKSNLLLNFRGGFVNLTFTEGEKSYYISEVEAYLTVSNPAKVYQGLKHAMMMFETVVGHSFKCVSEQSIQLSTYLQLKTMNVQLQAFDFEDDHFGNADECISDRNRREIPVAVGLSIAVLLAVLLTACLVTRKRPSRGYERM
- the LAMP3 gene encoding lysosome-associated membrane glycoprotein 3 isoform X3, with protein sequence MQAKVFPEITGYSSPTTGQATVKPSLLQPTNYVPHKTAAARSTDGHVTSQTVAKTSSSETLTTNTTIEVLATTSPVTTKSTLPTTPTTHTLVTTLATPNKSHVTFPVTEAKVGLSVGPSSPPVTVNPMAHTTGNRPSTASHTTGKTTQLSNQTTLPATLSTSPHNITTSQKPTQPTHTPGPTTATYNTTQTASPATIAPRPTLAPQPLSPKTGIYQVRNGSKLCIKAEMGIQLTVQDSVSVFSPQKYFNIDPNATQASGNCGSRKSNLLLNFRGGFVNLTFTEGEKSYYISEVEAYLTVSNPAKVYQGLKHAMMMFETVVGHSFKCVSEQSIQLSTYLQLKTMNVQLQAFDFEDDHFGNADECISDRNRREIPVAVGLSIAVLLAVLLTACLVTRKRPSRGYERM
- the LAMP3 gene encoding lysosome-associated membrane glycoprotein 3 isoform X2 gives rise to the protein MSWQIPAVVMFFMALVAIWYYDSHYNSHMQAKVFPEITGYSSPTTGQATVKPSLLQPTNYVPHKTAAARSTDGHVTSQTVAKTSSSETLTTNTTIEVLATTSPVTTKSTLPTTPTTHTLVTTLATPNKSHVTFPVTEAKVGLSVGPSSPPVTVNPMAHTTGNRPSTASHTTGKTTQLSNQTTLPATLSTSPHNITTSQKPTQPTHTPGPTTATYNTTQTASPATIAPRPTLAPQPLSPKTGIYQVRNGSKLCIKAEMGIQLTVQDSVSVFSPQKYFNIDPNATQASGNCGSRKSNLLLNFRGGFVNLTFTEGEKSYYISEVEAYLTVSNPAKVYQGLKHAMMMFETVVGHSFKCVSEQSIQLSTYLQLKTMNVQLQAFDFEDDHFGNVDECSSDYTIVLPVIAAIVIGLLAVGLIVYAIRLRREYSGYQRI